The DNA segment CTCAAAGGATTGCATTTCCATGGTCGGAGTGGGCAGGCCTTTTGCGTTGGCCCACTCTTGCCAAGCCGTAGGCCGGCTAGTCGTCTGTAGGCGCGGGGCCGAGGCGAGCAGGGATTTGCGGTTTTTACCAAACCACTCAGCTACTTTGTCCGGCCGGCATACAGGGCCGACCCTCTCTGGGAATAGTGTCTCGGCATGGTAGTCGGGAGGCCGTGGGAAATCGTCCCGCCGTATGGCCAGGTCGATGCCCTGGTTGAATGAGAAGGGGCCACCGCCGGCAACCAGGTGAATGTCCAGCCCTTGATGATGTGTTTGGAAGTCGCTCCAGCGAGGGATCAACCAACGCATCAGCAGCGTTGGCTCGCAGGATAAGACAAGCCGGCGCGCTCGACGGGCGTCGCTGCGTATCCCGCGCACGGCCTGGTTCATCACCCCGAGCCCTTCACTGACGGCTTTTGCCAGGCGTCTTCCGGCCTCCGTTAAAAACACCCTTCGGCTGCGTCGCTCGAACAGGTCAACGCCCAAATCCTCCTCCAGCAGGCGCACTGCGCGGCTAATGGCGCCGGGCGTCAGGTGCAGTTCGTCAGCCGCACGGGCGAAGTTTTCCAGGCGTGCGGCGGATTCGAAGCAGCGCAATGCAAGCAGGGAGGGCATGCGCGTCTCAGAAATCAGTGAGTTGTAGTCACTATTTTCTTCAGAAATCATCGTTATTACCCAAGCAGAGGATCTGCAAATATTGCCTTACACAACCAATAATTCAAAGGCTACAACATGGGCGAATGGATAGCAGTAATCACCATCACACTCCTTGCATGCATCAGTCCAGGGCCGGACTTCGCCATGGTGTCTCGTAACGGCTTGCTCCTGTCCCGGCGGGCAGGTGTGCTCACCGCTGTGGGAATCGGCCTGGGGGTGCTGGTTCATGTGGGCTACACGCTGCTCGGATTAGGGTTGGTGCTGCAACAGACTCCTTGGTTGTTCAATGCGTTGAAGCTGGCTGGAGCGGCATATCTGGTCTACTTGGGGATCAAGATGCTGCGTTCCCGGCCTGCGACTGAACAGCTGGACGCGCCACCTGCCGCGATGTCTGACCTGGAAGCGTTGCGTACCGGGTTTCTCACGAATGCGTTGAACCCCA comes from the Pseudomonas shahriarae genome and includes:
- a CDS encoding LysR family transcriptional regulator; the encoded protein is MISEENSDYNSLISETRMPSLLALRCFESAARLENFARAADELHLTPGAISRAVRLLEEDLGVDLFERRSRRVFLTEAGRRLAKAVSEGLGVMNQAVRGIRSDARRARRLVLSCEPTLLMRWLIPRWSDFQTHHQGLDIHLVAGGGPFSFNQGIDLAIRRDDFPRPPDYHAETLFPERVGPVCRPDKVAEWFGKNRKSLLASAPRLQTTSRPTAWQEWANAKGLPTPTMEMQSFEHFYFSIQAAVAGLGVAIGPWHLVRDDIESGVLAAPLGFVEDGSRYCLLSPAAPKPGSMEMALLNWLQERS
- a CDS encoding LysE family translocator, giving the protein MGEWIAVITITLLACISPGPDFAMVSRNGLLLSRRAGVLTAVGIGLGVLVHVGYTLLGLGLVLQQTPWLFNALKLAGAAYLVYLGIKMLRSRPATEQLDAPPAAMSDLEALRTGFLTNALNPKTSIFIVSLFMGVVRPDTALTVQMAYGLFIAGAHVLWFSLIALCFSAGRVREKLMAARQWIDRAFGALLVSFGILLVITQYSA